One genomic window of Corallococcus silvisoli includes the following:
- the mug gene encoding G/U mismatch-specific DNA glycosylase has protein sequence MKLHRPTKDELFAAAGRTVPDLLAPGLRVLFCGINPSLYSAVVGMHFARPGNRFWPSLHASGFTPRRLLPSEQGELLALGLGITNVVDRATASADQLDAADYAQGAKSLARKVERCRPAFLAVLGLGAYRTAFARPKARFGPQEETLGDTRLWVLPNPSGLNASYQLPDLARLYGELRRAAEPR, from the coding sequence ATGAAGCTCCACCGCCCCACGAAGGACGAACTGTTCGCGGCCGCCGGCCGCACCGTGCCGGACCTGCTGGCCCCGGGCCTGCGGGTGCTCTTCTGCGGCATCAACCCCAGCCTCTACTCGGCGGTGGTGGGCATGCACTTCGCGAGGCCCGGCAACCGCTTCTGGCCTTCGCTGCATGCGTCGGGGTTCACGCCGCGGCGCCTGCTGCCGTCCGAACAGGGGGAGCTGCTGGCGCTCGGGCTGGGCATCACCAACGTGGTGGACCGGGCCACCGCGAGCGCGGACCAGTTGGACGCGGCGGACTACGCGCAGGGGGCGAAGTCGCTGGCGCGCAAGGTGGAGCGCTGCCGTCCGGCGTTCCTCGCGGTGCTGGGGCTGGGCGCGTACCGCACGGCCTTCGCGCGGCCGAAGGCGAGGTTCGGGCCGCAGGAGGAGACGCTGGGCGACACGCGGCTGTGGGTGCTGCCCAATCCGAGCGGCCTCAACGCCAGCTACCAGCTCCCGGACCTCGCGCGGCTGTATGGCGAGCTGCGCCGCGCGGCGGAGCCCCGCTGA
- a CDS encoding 3'(2'),5'-bisphosphate nucleotidase CysQ family protein — MPALAHELEVARRIARQAGDILLQVYATDFSVTDKAGGAGPVTVADERANAFIVGELRKAFPADGVVAEENEDASDAKRFERCWYVDPLDGTQEFVNRNGEFAIHIGLAVEGRAAVGVVYRAVGDVLYSGIVGEQGHVEDPQGRRVLRVSDVADPAALRLVVSRSHRSKTTDAVVQRLGITKETESGSVGLKCGLLAEARCDLYVHVSDKSYRWDNCAPEAVIRSAGGVLTDLAGAPYLYDGSELQNRRGLLACNAAAFDRVLPVAAQVAREAGLLK; from the coding sequence ATGCCCGCACTCGCCCATGAACTCGAAGTGGCCCGGCGCATCGCGCGTCAGGCCGGTGACATCCTCCTCCAGGTCTACGCCACCGACTTCTCCGTCACGGACAAGGCGGGCGGCGCCGGGCCCGTCACCGTGGCCGACGAGCGCGCCAACGCCTTCATCGTGGGCGAGCTGCGCAAGGCCTTCCCGGCGGACGGCGTGGTGGCGGAGGAGAACGAGGACGCCTCCGACGCGAAGCGCTTCGAGCGCTGCTGGTACGTGGATCCGCTCGACGGCACGCAGGAGTTCGTGAACCGCAACGGCGAGTTCGCCATCCACATCGGCCTCGCGGTGGAGGGGCGCGCGGCGGTGGGTGTCGTCTACCGCGCGGTGGGTGACGTCCTCTATTCGGGCATCGTGGGCGAGCAGGGCCATGTGGAGGACCCCCAGGGCCGGCGCGTGTTGCGCGTGTCCGACGTGGCGGATCCGGCGGCGCTCCGGCTCGTCGTGTCGCGCTCGCACCGCTCGAAGACGACGGACGCGGTGGTGCAGCGGCTGGGCATCACGAAGGAGACGGAGTCCGGCTCCGTGGGGCTCAAGTGCGGCCTGCTGGCCGAGGCCCGCTGCGACCTCTACGTGCACGTCAGCGACAAGAGCTACCGCTGGGACAACTGCGCGCCGGAGGCCGTCATCCGCTCCGCGGGAGGCGTGCTCACGGACCTGGCCGGAGCGCCGTACCTGTATGACGGCTCCGAGCTCCAGAACCGCCGGGGCCTGCTCGCATGCAACGCCGCCGCCTTCGACCGGGTGCTGCCCGTCGCGGCGCAGGTGGCCCGCGAGGCCGGCCTGCTGAAGTAG
- a CDS encoding DUF3592 domain-containing protein gives MMKWLMGLALLGIGVALAFAGGRMVYRSKVSKDWPTVQGTVLSSRVETLRSKRAVSFRPEVSYRYEVNGIPYTSDTVAFDGNGSGGLADAQAVSRHYPTGAPVTLHYEPEDPSVACIECGSTGFVNYLVTLGGAVFALVAAWGLVEMARTGLRDGKRQAPPMRAKAR, from the coding sequence ATGATGAAGTGGCTGATGGGACTGGCCCTGCTGGGCATCGGCGTGGCGCTGGCGTTCGCGGGTGGGCGGATGGTGTACCGCTCGAAGGTGAGCAAGGACTGGCCCACGGTGCAGGGCACGGTGCTGAGCTCCCGCGTGGAGACGCTGCGCAGCAAGCGCGCGGTGAGCTTCCGGCCGGAGGTGAGCTACCGCTACGAGGTGAACGGCATCCCGTACACGTCCGACACGGTGGCCTTCGACGGCAACGGCTCCGGCGGGCTCGCGGACGCGCAGGCGGTGTCGCGCCACTACCCCACGGGGGCCCCGGTGACGCTGCACTACGAGCCGGAGGATCCCTCCGTCGCGTGCATCGAGTGCGGCAGCACGGGCTTCGTGAACTACCTGGTGACGCTGGGCGGCGCGGTGTTCGCCCTGGTGGCCGCGTGGGGGCTGGTGGAGATGGCGCGCACGGGCCTGCGCGATGGCAAGCGCCAGGCGCCCCCGATGCGCGCGAAGGCCCGGTAG
- a CDS encoding tetratricopeptide repeat protein, whose translation MRRMDPENPVVKLCGQGIQAELARRDDEARDCFQRAWDVASDDYEACIAAHYLARHQPTPEDTRHWNQVSLDRALAVDDARVRPFFASLHLNLGRCAEDQGDLPLARAHYQQALDALPQVSEGPYRSVVEHGIGAALARVAR comes from the coding sequence ATGCGGCGCATGGACCCGGAGAATCCCGTCGTGAAGCTGTGCGGCCAGGGCATTCAGGCGGAGCTGGCGCGGCGGGATGACGAGGCCCGCGACTGCTTCCAGCGTGCGTGGGACGTGGCCTCCGACGACTACGAGGCCTGCATCGCGGCGCATTACCTCGCGCGGCACCAGCCTACGCCCGAGGACACGCGGCACTGGAACCAGGTGTCGCTCGACCGGGCGCTCGCCGTGGATGACGCGCGCGTGCGCCCCTTCTTCGCCTCGCTGCACCTCAACCTGGGCCGGTGCGCCGAGGACCAGGGAGACCTGCCCCTGGCCCGCGCCCACTATCAGCAGGCCCTCGACGCCCTCCCCCAGGTCTCCGAGGGCCCCTACCGGAGCGTCGTCGAGCACGGCATCGGCGCGGCGCTCGCCCGCGTGGCCCGCTGA
- a CDS encoding GNAT family N-acetyltransferase — MPVIIRPAKDSDAPALGRMGAALAHQHHGFDAQRFMVPDDVEAGYRWWLGKEARRPQEAVVLVAELDGDVVGYCYGRLEGVDWNMLLDKHGALHDIWVEAKARGTGTGRLLAEAMVQRLTDMGAPRVVLSTAAKNESARRLFERLGWRPTMVEMTREAPPRS; from the coding sequence ATGCCCGTCATCATCCGCCCCGCGAAGGACTCGGACGCGCCCGCGCTCGGCCGCATGGGCGCGGCGCTCGCGCACCAGCACCATGGCTTCGACGCCCAGCGCTTCATGGTCCCCGACGACGTGGAGGCCGGCTACCGCTGGTGGCTGGGCAAGGAGGCCCGCCGCCCCCAGGAGGCCGTGGTGCTCGTCGCGGAGCTGGACGGCGACGTCGTGGGTTACTGCTACGGACGGCTGGAGGGCGTGGACTGGAACATGCTCCTCGACAAGCACGGCGCCCTGCACGACATCTGGGTGGAGGCGAAGGCCCGGGGCACCGGCACCGGCCGGCTGCTCGCGGAGGCCATGGTCCAGCGGCTCACCGACATGGGCGCCCCGCGCGTCGTGCTCTCCACCGCCGCGAAGAATGAATCCGCGCGGCGGCTCTTCGAACGGCTGGGCTGGCGCCCCACCATGGTGGAGATGACCCGCGAGGCGCCCCCTCGCTCATAG
- a CDS encoding glutamine--tRNA ligase/YqeY domain fusion protein translates to MTTTNETQGLNFLQEVVEEDRRTGKHGGRVHTRFPPEPNGYLHIGHAKSIALNFGLAQQYGGKCNLRLDDTNPLTEDTDYVESIQRDVRWLGFDWDDRRFFASDYFDRLYAFAEQLISQGQAYVCSLSPEEISQYRGDFTTPGRDSPYRTRTVEENLDLFRRMKAGEFPDGKHTLRAKIDMASSNPVLRDPPIYRIRHAHHHRTGDTWRIYPLYDFAHCLSDAIEGITHSVCTLEFENRRVLYDWIVDALIKGDRPYQYEFARLNLTYTVMSKRKLLQLVTERLVSGWDDPRMLTISGLRRRGYTPASLRDFARRIGVSKSDSLIDMGVLELSIRDDLNETAPRAMAVLRPLKVVLENYPEGQTEELEVANHPQKPELGTRKVPFGRELYIEAEDFQEVPQKGFFRLAPGKEVRLRAAYFIKCEQVIKDAAGNITELRCTYDPATRGGDSPDGRKVKGTLHWVPGNAPVAQVRLYDRLFSVEQPDRDKEKDFKAFLNPNSLEVVADARVEPGLAAANPGDRFQFERLGYFCADSLDSKPGAPVFNRTVTLKDSWVKEQKK, encoded by the coding sequence ATGACGACGACGAATGAGACGCAGGGCCTCAACTTCCTCCAGGAAGTCGTTGAGGAAGACCGGCGGACGGGAAAGCACGGCGGACGCGTGCACACCCGCTTCCCGCCCGAGCCCAACGGCTACCTCCACATCGGTCACGCCAAGTCCATCGCGCTGAACTTCGGCCTGGCGCAGCAGTATGGCGGCAAGTGCAACCTGCGCCTCGACGACACCAACCCGCTCACCGAGGACACGGACTACGTGGAGTCCATCCAGCGCGACGTGCGCTGGCTCGGGTTCGACTGGGACGACCGGCGCTTCTTCGCGTCCGACTACTTCGACCGGCTCTACGCCTTCGCGGAGCAGCTCATCTCCCAGGGCCAGGCCTACGTGTGCAGCCTGTCGCCGGAGGAGATCAGCCAGTACCGCGGTGACTTCACCACCCCGGGGCGGGACAGCCCGTACCGCACGCGCACGGTGGAGGAGAACCTGGACCTGTTCCGCCGGATGAAGGCGGGCGAGTTCCCCGACGGCAAGCACACGCTGCGCGCGAAGATCGACATGGCGTCGTCGAACCCCGTGCTGCGCGATCCGCCCATCTACCGCATCCGGCACGCGCACCACCACCGCACGGGCGACACGTGGCGCATCTACCCGCTCTACGACTTCGCGCACTGCCTGTCGGACGCCATCGAAGGCATCACGCATTCGGTGTGCACGCTGGAGTTCGAGAACCGCCGCGTGCTGTACGACTGGATCGTCGACGCGCTCATCAAGGGCGACCGGCCCTACCAGTACGAGTTCGCCCGGCTGAACCTCACGTACACGGTGATGAGCAAGCGCAAGCTGCTCCAGCTGGTGACGGAGCGGCTGGTGTCCGGCTGGGATGATCCGCGCATGCTGACCATCAGCGGCCTGCGCCGCCGGGGCTACACGCCCGCGTCGCTGCGCGACTTCGCCAGGCGCATCGGCGTGAGCAAGTCCGACAGCCTCATCGACATGGGCGTGCTGGAGCTGAGCATCCGGGACGACCTCAACGAGACGGCGCCGCGCGCGATGGCCGTCCTGCGCCCGCTCAAGGTCGTGCTGGAGAACTACCCGGAGGGGCAGACGGAGGAGCTGGAGGTCGCCAACCATCCGCAGAAGCCGGAGCTGGGCACGCGCAAGGTGCCCTTCGGCCGTGAGCTCTACATCGAGGCGGAGGACTTCCAGGAGGTGCCGCAGAAGGGCTTCTTCCGCCTGGCGCCGGGCAAGGAGGTGCGCCTGCGCGCGGCGTACTTCATCAAGTGCGAGCAGGTCATCAAGGACGCGGCGGGCAACATCACGGAGCTGCGCTGCACCTATGACCCCGCGACGCGCGGCGGGGACTCGCCGGATGGCCGCAAGGTGAAGGGCACGCTGCACTGGGTGCCGGGCAACGCGCCCGTCGCGCAGGTGCGGCTGTACGACCGGCTCTTCTCGGTGGAGCAGCCGGACCGCGACAAGGAGAAGGACTTCAAGGCGTTCCTCAACCCGAACAGCCTGGAGGTCGTGGCCGACGCGCGCGTGGAGCCGGGGCTGGCCGCCGCGAACCCGGGGGACCGCTTCCAGTTCGAGCGCCTGGGGTACTTCTGCGCGGACTCGCTGGACTCCAAGCCGGGCGCGCCGGTCTTCAACCGCACGGTGACGCTGAAGGACTCGTGGGTGAAGGAGCAGAAGAAGTAG